One part of the Methylobacterium mesophilicum SR1.6/6 genome encodes these proteins:
- a CDS encoding DUF937 domain-containing protein, whose amino-acid sequence MFNPLEMFQAQGEAGLQTMAQQFGLTTDQTARAFEALMPALTLGLQRSVGMDPGSFARMFGLEMPRPAAPQGIDALSQMFGSAQLMQGVLRQASATSGVGAQVLRQMLPMMAGAVVASIVHVMLNQPQAELAQARPAAPPPPVPFPFGPAWAEMAKAFLPAAEPPAPTAKPAFKPKPTPKPTPPEAPVGEAGSDMLNQMLRTGAEVQGNNIRAMQELFETFWPSAGAPSEGAAPASAPPDPGPSASDPATPRSRRGRPPGGTG is encoded by the coding sequence ATGTTCAACCCGCTCGAGATGTTCCAGGCCCAGGGCGAGGCCGGGCTGCAGACCATGGCCCAGCAATTCGGTCTGACGACGGATCAGACGGCCCGCGCCTTCGAGGCGCTGATGCCGGCCCTGACCCTCGGCCTCCAACGCAGCGTCGGCATGGACCCGGGTAGTTTCGCCCGCATGTTCGGCCTGGAGATGCCCCGGCCCGCGGCGCCGCAGGGCATCGACGCCCTGAGCCAGATGTTCGGCTCGGCCCAGTTGATGCAGGGAGTGCTGCGGCAGGCCTCGGCCACGAGCGGCGTCGGCGCGCAGGTCCTGCGCCAGATGCTGCCGATGATGGCGGGTGCCGTCGTGGCGAGCATCGTCCACGTGATGCTCAACCAGCCGCAGGCCGAGCTTGCGCAGGCGCGGCCGGCCGCGCCGCCGCCACCCGTGCCGTTCCCGTTCGGCCCCGCCTGGGCCGAGATGGCCAAGGCGTTCCTGCCCGCCGCGGAGCCCCCTGCCCCCACGGCGAAGCCCGCCTTCAAGCCCAAGCCCACGCCCAAGCCTACGCCGCCGGAAGCGCCGGTGGGCGAGGCCGGCTCCGACATGCTCAACCAGATGCTGCGCACGGGCGCCGAGGTCCAGGGCAACAACATCCGGGCGATGCAGGAGCTGTTCGAGACCTTCTGGCCCTCCGCGGGTGCGCCGAGCGAGGGCGCCGCCCCCGCTTCGGCTCCGCCCGATCCCGGCCCATCGGCCTCCGATCCCGCGACGCCCAGGTCCCGGCGCGGCCGCCCGCCCGGCGGGACCGGTTGA